Proteins encoded together in one Candidatus Deferrimicrobium sp. window:
- a CDS encoding DUF58 domain-containing protein, translating to MRPVARRFRLPRHLRVPFTGRAFLLVTLGIGVAAVNTGNNLLFLALSLNLSLILLSGVLSEATLRHVTLKVRLASEAFAGEEAFLSVTCSAEAKRFPGISLVAILRAGNDHVTVRFPDIAPGSSVTRVVPFRPTRRGELDVIDASVSTRFPFSLFEKSVELAVPAVVIVYPRPSPPAARSEDLPIKAQSGRPFLSGRVGAFPRGVREHFPSDPVRDIHWKMTARTGRWMVKEREGEATPWVDLSVEESGTQGAFEARLSETCGAVLELERRAVPFRLRIGDRLCAEAHDPDRRSKALEALAKAGFDPASTAAPTTWS from the coding sequence GTGAGACCTGTCGCGCGCCGGTTTCGCCTTCCCCGGCATCTCCGGGTACCGTTCACGGGGAGGGCGTTCCTCCTCGTCACCCTCGGAATCGGCGTCGCCGCCGTCAACACGGGGAACAACCTTCTCTTCCTCGCATTGAGCCTCAACCTGTCCCTGATCCTGCTGTCGGGCGTTCTGTCCGAGGCAACGCTGCGGCACGTCACGCTGAAGGTCCGGCTTGCCTCGGAGGCGTTCGCGGGAGAGGAGGCGTTCCTCTCCGTCACCTGTTCGGCCGAGGCCAAACGGTTTCCCGGGATCTCCCTCGTCGCGATCCTTCGGGCCGGAAATGATCACGTGACGGTTCGCTTCCCGGACATCGCCCCCGGTTCGTCCGTCACCCGCGTTGTCCCGTTCCGACCTACCCGGAGGGGAGAACTCGATGTAATCGACGCCTCGGTCTCGACGCGGTTCCCGTTCTCGCTCTTCGAGAAATCGGTCGAGCTTGCCGTTCCCGCCGTCGTCATCGTGTACCCCCGGCCCTCCCCGCCGGCGGCGCGCAGCGAGGACCTCCCGATCAAGGCGCAATCGGGACGCCCGTTCCTGTCCGGTCGGGTCGGAGCCTTCCCCCGGGGGGTCCGGGAGCACTTTCCCTCGGACCCCGTTCGGGACATCCACTGGAAAATGACGGCTCGGACAGGACGATGGATGGTCAAGGAGCGGGAAGGGGAAGCCACGCCCTGGGTCGACCTTAGCGTGGAAGAGAGCGGCACGCAGGGGGCGTTCGAAGCCCGGTTATCGGAAACGTGCGGCGCCGTGCTCGAACTCGAGCGGCGGGCCGTCCCGTTTCGTCTCCGGATCGGAGACCGGCTTTGCGCCGAAGCGCACGACCCGGATCGGCGATCGAAGGCCCTCGAGGCCCTGGCGAAAGCGGGATTCGACCCTGCCTCCACGGCCGCGCCGACGACGTGGTCATGA
- a CDS encoding transglutaminaseTgpA domain-containing protein, which translates to MTRRLPAREFLWWSLRGHWALALALLALFTDAAWWALLLAACALAAGAAMDRAETPRVTLSRLGSPIVALFLAAAAADFLFGSRDLLASLSLLVLGVQSVMFLLPKGSRDGWQLCAVALLEFLAAASGTDTLVFALFSFLFFVASAGALGALSDQEADEAGRPPGGYAVPARSAAMVLLAAGVGGFLASALLFAVIPRLEFRQVLNRFGRAQGVVGFSETISLREVTGIKSDRRVAARVEFPELRPGLLPANLYLRGAVYTRYEDGVWRHSGATSLPVQRAGIVHIVGDAAVPDSTADITLEAADHPVLFTYGYPTLIEGPFAPVLSDGEGNLSLPRPSHTTLRYRVRFTADPPRRTRIGRLTGAEDLTFPEGYEDVRVLARRIADDAGTDRERVDRIMRFFLSGFRYTLSDPASSIREFLFRKRAGYCEHFAAGLALLLRGAGVPSRVAAGYLGGEWNGVGKYLIVRQSDAHAWVEAWIDGRWVTLDATPPSGDSSPFRTRTGTIGLYADWLRQRWDKYVINYSMRMQVDAVREGVRAVRRTGTAFRFRGWAGIGGAALRAAGWSLLAAPALYLLYRLQRKRRNNAGKGFPFGLPPLPGPYARLVRRLDRIRLRRLPGETLEETLTAAVRSRPDLSADATRFLGLYHRDRFGPTPLPPEAREEAFRLANRLGRRISDARTT; encoded by the coding sequence ATGACCCGTCGTCTCCCGGCCCGGGAGTTTCTCTGGTGGTCCCTGCGCGGTCACTGGGCGCTCGCCCTTGCTCTACTCGCCCTATTCACAGACGCGGCCTGGTGGGCCCTCCTGCTCGCCGCCTGCGCATTGGCCGCCGGTGCGGCGATGGACCGGGCGGAAACGCCGCGCGTCACCCTCTCCCGCCTCGGATCGCCGATCGTCGCCCTCTTCCTCGCCGCTGCCGCGGCCGATTTCCTGTTCGGAAGCCGCGATCTCCTCGCCTCCCTTTCGCTGCTCGTACTCGGGGTGCAATCGGTGATGTTCCTCCTCCCGAAGGGAAGCCGGGACGGATGGCAGCTGTGCGCCGTCGCCCTCCTCGAGTTTCTCGCCGCCGCCTCCGGAACCGACACGCTGGTATTCGCCCTCTTCTCGTTCCTTTTTTTCGTCGCCTCCGCCGGCGCGCTGGGGGCCCTGAGTGATCAGGAGGCGGACGAGGCGGGGCGCCCGCCGGGCGGATACGCCGTCCCGGCGCGGTCCGCGGCCATGGTGCTCCTGGCCGCCGGGGTCGGCGGCTTTCTCGCCTCGGCGCTCCTGTTCGCGGTCATTCCAAGACTTGAGTTCCGCCAGGTCCTCAATCGGTTCGGCCGCGCGCAGGGTGTCGTCGGTTTTTCCGAAACGATATCCCTCCGCGAGGTGACCGGCATAAAATCGGACCGGCGGGTGGCGGCCAGGGTGGAGTTTCCGGAACTGCGTCCCGGGCTCCTCCCGGCGAACCTCTACCTTCGGGGCGCGGTGTACACCAGGTATGAGGACGGGGTCTGGCGCCATAGCGGCGCGACTTCCCTCCCGGTCCAGAGGGCCGGAATCGTACATATCGTTGGAGACGCGGCCGTTCCGGATTCCACGGCGGATATCACCCTCGAGGCGGCGGACCATCCCGTCCTCTTCACCTACGGGTATCCGACGCTGATCGAGGGACCGTTCGCCCCCGTCCTCTCCGACGGGGAGGGGAACCTCTCGCTTCCGCGTCCCAGCCACACGACGCTTCGATACCGGGTCCGCTTCACCGCGGATCCCCCCCGGCGCACCCGCATCGGACGCCTCACGGGAGCGGAGGATCTCACTTTCCCCGAGGGGTACGAGGACGTGCGGGTTCTCGCCAGGAGGATCGCCGACGACGCGGGGACCGATCGCGAGCGCGTGGACCGGATCATGCGATTCTTCCTGTCGGGTTTCCGCTACACCCTCTCCGATCCCGCATCTTCGATCCGGGAGTTCCTGTTCCGGAAGCGCGCAGGCTACTGCGAGCATTTCGCGGCGGGGCTAGCGCTGCTTCTCCGCGGCGCGGGGGTTCCTTCCCGCGTCGCGGCCGGCTATCTCGGGGGTGAATGGAACGGGGTTGGGAAATACCTGATCGTCCGCCAATCGGATGCGCACGCATGGGTCGAGGCCTGGATCGACGGGCGCTGGGTGACGCTCGACGCGACCCCGCCTTCCGGGGACTCCTCCCCCTTCAGGACGCGAACGGGAACCATCGGGCTGTACGCGGACTGGCTCCGCCAGCGATGGGACAAGTACGTGATCAACTACTCCATGCGAATGCAGGTCGATGCGGTGAGAGAAGGCGTTCGCGCGGTCCGCCGGACCGGGACGGCCTTCCGGTTTCGGGGATGGGCCGGGATCGGCGGCGCCGCGCTACGTGCCGCGGGCTGGTCGCTTCTCGCCGCTCCGGCGCTCTATCTGCTCTATCGCCTTCAACGGAAGCGACGGAACAACGCGGGAAAAGGATTCCCGTTCGGTCTCCCGCCCCTCCCCGGCCCGTATGCGCGACTCGTCCGGCGTCTCGATCGAATCCGCCTCCGGCGTCTCCCGGGGGAGACTCTCGAAGAAACGCTGACCGCCGCGGTCCGGTCACGTCCCGACCTTTCGGCGGACGCCACCCGCTTCCTCGGCCTGTACCACCGGGACCGCTTCGGCCCGACGCCGCTCCCCCCGGAAGCGCGGGAAGAGGCGTTCCGCCTGGCGAACCGGCTCGGGCGCAGGATCTCCGACGCCAGAACGACGTAG
- a CDS encoding magnesium chelatase domain-containing protein produces MLVRALSFAVLGIDAVSVEVETDITHGLPSYTVVGLPGGAVRESDDRVRAAVRNSGLPFPGRKVTVNLAPADLRKDGSLLDLPIALSVLSAEGVLPGEALAGWVIAGQLSLDGTVRPIRGALSQALLARNLKIPGVITPFDNGDEARLVPGVRVVAVRSLCEAAAALTGGDLPGDAAGAGPGEGPGHCSVAPSPEHAPDLSDVVGQTMTRRALEVAAAGCHAMLLVGPPGCGKTMLAERLPIPAAIMKATRPDFAKKGNPALIRIPFDY; encoded by the coding sequence TTGCTCGTTCGCGCCCTGTCCTTCGCCGTGCTCGGGATCGACGCGGTTTCTGTGGAAGTCGAAACCGACATCACCCACGGGTTGCCCTCCTACACCGTCGTGGGGCTACCCGGAGGAGCGGTCCGGGAAAGCGACGACCGGGTCCGTGCGGCCGTGCGCAACTCCGGACTCCCCTTCCCCGGCCGGAAGGTCACGGTCAACCTTGCGCCGGCCGACCTGCGGAAAGACGGCTCCCTTCTCGACCTGCCGATCGCCCTGTCGGTGCTGTCCGCCGAGGGCGTTTTGCCGGGAGAGGCGCTGGCCGGGTGGGTCATCGCGGGGCAACTCTCCCTCGACGGCACCGTTCGTCCGATCCGCGGAGCCCTCTCCCAGGCGCTCCTCGCGCGGAACCTTAAGATCCCCGGGGTCATCACTCCGTTCGACAACGGGGACGAGGCGCGTCTGGTGCCCGGCGTCCGGGTAGTCGCTGTCCGTTCCCTTTGCGAAGCGGCGGCGGCCCTCACGGGTGGGGACCTTCCCGGTGATGCCGCAGGCGCCGGCCCCGGAGAAGGCCCGGGGCATTGCTCCGTCGCCCCCTCTCCCGAACACGCTCCCGATCTCTCGGACGTGGTCGGTCAAACGATGACGCGCCGGGCACTGGAGGTCGCGGCGGCCGGATGCCACGCGATGCTCCTCGTGGGGCCGCCTGGATGTGGGAAGACGATGCTCGCCGAGCGCTTGCCAATTCCCGCTGCAATCATGAAAGCCACTCGACCCGATTTCGCGAAAAAAGGGAATCCGGCGTTAATTCGGATTCCCTTTGATTATTGA
- a CDS encoding ATP-binding protein — protein sequence MTNSIITSSALTDEEPPCDDAGAGPGEGPGQCSVAPSSEHAPDLSEAVGQTMARRALEVAAAGCHAMLLVEKGVVCTGFAVRADSRRSFPRKKQRANR from the coding sequence ATGACAAATTCAATCATCACGAGCTCCGCCCTCACGGACGAGGAGCCTCCCTGCGATGACGCAGGCGCCGGTCCCGGAGAAGGCCCGGGGCAATGCTCCGTCGCCCCCTCTTCCGAGCACGCTCCCGATCTCTCGGAAGCGGTCGGTCAAACGATGGCGCGCCGGGCACTGGAGGTCGCGGCGGCCGGATGCCACGCGATGCTCCTCGTGGAAAAGGGAGTTGTTTGCACGGGATTTGCGGTCCGTGCGGACTCTCGCCGTTCTTTTCCTCGAAAAAAGCAGAGGGCGAATCGATGA
- the bfr gene encoding bacterioferritin: MKGNEKLMGTLNSLLSDELTAINQYMVHSEMSANWGYEKLHKHFEKQAIDEMKHAEKLIGRILFLEGTPIVSKLGRISIGADVSKQLASDHALELGAIKAYNQAIKLAGEVDDFATREILEDILQNEDAHVDRIEELQDQIGHMTLPLFLTTQVG; the protein is encoded by the coding sequence ATGAAAGGGAATGAAAAACTCATGGGAACATTGAACTCTCTGCTGTCGGATGAGCTGACCGCCATCAACCAGTACATGGTCCATTCGGAAATGAGCGCCAACTGGGGGTACGAGAAGCTGCACAAGCATTTTGAGAAACAGGCTATCGACGAAATGAAACACGCCGAGAAACTGATCGGCCGGATCCTCTTCCTTGAGGGGACACCGATTGTCAGCAAACTCGGGCGGATATCTATTGGCGCGGATGTATCCAAACAACTTGCCAGCGATCACGCGCTCGAGTTGGGTGCCATCAAAGCCTACAATCAAGCCATCAAGCTCGCCGGAGAAGTTGATGACTTTGCCACGCGGGAGATACTGGAAGACATTCTCCAGAATGAGGATGCACATGTCGACCGGATCGAGGAGTTGCAGGACCAGATAGGCCACATGACGCTTCCCCTGTTTCTCACAACGCAAGTCGGATAG
- the dmeF gene encoding CDF family Co(II)/Ni(II) efflux transporter DmeF: protein MHTESVERWVHDHTFGQDRKKSAEHRTLIVIVITMVTMTVEIVAGIAFGSMALLADGLHMGSHASALTISAFAYYYTRRHAKDAQFNFGTGKVSSLAGFASAVMLALFALVMAGESIARFMSPVAIGFNRAIFVAVFGLIVNGICLLILGGHGHTRGQSSRDDDGGNHDSHDRKHSNDHRDGYDQNVPVQSFRRHKQLDHNFRSAYLHVLADALTSVLAIFALLAGKYMRQVWLDPFMGVVGAVLVVRWSWGLLRSSAHVLLDMQPPDEVLGAIRKSIESEGDNRVSDLHVWSLGPGIYAAEIGIVSSRPLDPDSYYSLLPEELGLVHVTFETHLCAAHIREAL, encoded by the coding sequence ATGCATACGGAATCCGTTGAACGATGGGTGCACGACCACACATTCGGTCAGGACCGGAAGAAATCCGCTGAGCACCGGACGCTGATCGTCATCGTCATCACGATGGTGACGATGACCGTTGAGATCGTGGCGGGGATTGCCTTCGGCTCGATGGCCCTCCTGGCGGACGGCCTCCACATGGGAAGCCATGCTTCGGCACTGACCATTTCCGCCTTTGCCTACTACTACACCCGCCGCCACGCGAAGGATGCCCAGTTCAATTTCGGCACCGGCAAGGTGAGCTCGTTGGCGGGCTTTGCCAGCGCGGTGATGCTTGCTCTCTTCGCTCTGGTCATGGCCGGGGAAAGCATCGCACGGTTCATGTCCCCCGTTGCTATCGGATTCAACCGGGCGATCTTTGTTGCGGTTTTCGGACTGATCGTCAACGGCATATGCCTGCTGATCCTCGGCGGACACGGCCACACCCGCGGGCAAAGCAGCCGGGATGACGACGGGGGGAACCATGACAGCCACGATCGCAAGCATTCAAATGATCATCGTGACGGTTACGACCAAAATGTCCCCGTCCAATCCTTTCGTCGCCACAAGCAGCTGGACCACAATTTCCGATCCGCTTATCTCCATGTGCTAGCGGACGCACTGACCTCGGTGCTGGCAATCTTTGCCCTACTAGCGGGCAAGTATATGAGGCAGGTCTGGCTTGATCCGTTCATGGGCGTCGTCGGCGCGGTGCTGGTGGTGCGGTGGTCCTGGGGGTTGCTTCGCTCGTCGGCTCACGTGCTTCTCGATATGCAGCCTCCCGACGAGGTGCTGGGGGCTATCCGAAAGTCGATCGAATCGGAGGGAGACAATCGAGTTTCCGACCTGCATGTGTGGTCCCTGGGGCCAGGGATCTATGCGGCGGAGATCGGGATCGTCTCGTCCCGACCTCTGGATCCCGACAGTTACTACAGTCTCCTGCCCGAAGAACTCGGCCTGGTGCATGTAACGTTCGAGACTCACCTGTGTGCAGCTCATATTCGCGAAGCACTCTGA